From Luteolibacter yonseiensis, the proteins below share one genomic window:
- a CDS encoding TonB-dependent siderophore receptor → MKPAPNRFIRPWRFSRIQPGLPLLVGTAACIGLVQAQEAAPKTNADGSTVLDTLTVTASRDGDARILDYNNENSTVGTKTTTPLLETPQSISVITEDQIVTRNAQGVAEALRYTAGTSTEAYGQDPRGYDWVNIRGFDAFNSRYLDGLRLQNYEFPEIFGLERVEVIKGPSSVLYGQSVAGGVINAISKRPKETAFGEVAAEIGTHESYEATLDVGSPLTADGSVLYRLTGLFRDSQEDSNGFPVDASRYYIAPALTWKISPDTKIDFRVSYFHGESTQTPSYASAPDGSPTNVKAFGYGKWDYEENDILNLNYQLEHRISRDLAFRQNLRASSYNVQDKYLNSMGYQDDGSGNPTTIMDRTASIWDSDSLSLGIDSQLEYKIRGSRVEQTLLGGFDYSWASADTVYYDDPVGSIDISDPDYGQPIQRPTSLQSDSYQKSTQYGLYLQDQIKFDSKWVVTLSGRHDWAETEVKERTLSGTPDFRSGQDDSAFTGRAGLTYLADNGLAPYASVSSSFYPNSGLDISGNTFDPTEGTQYEIGLKYAPKNFRGGATLSLYDITQSNVLTSNPADAAYYEASGEWRSRGIEFEGNLGITDNLDLLVNTTLGDVEITESEDGDEGNTPGLTPEKSASTWLNYTFRDGTLKGLILGGGVRYVGTSYSSSSDTARKNSDYTVLDLAARYVSGPWTYALNVNNVFDTVEWIDTEYQYNKTAGNSVNLSVAYHW, encoded by the coding sequence ATGAAACCCGCTCCCAACCGCTTCATCCGCCCATGGAGGTTTTCCAGAATCCAACCGGGTCTACCGCTGCTGGTCGGCACCGCCGCCTGTATCGGACTTGTCCAGGCACAGGAGGCCGCGCCAAAAACCAATGCCGACGGCTCCACGGTGCTCGACACCCTGACCGTCACCGCGAGCCGTGATGGCGACGCGCGGATCCTCGACTATAACAACGAGAACAGCACCGTCGGCACCAAGACCACCACACCCCTCCTCGAAACCCCGCAGTCGATTTCCGTCATCACCGAGGACCAGATCGTCACCCGGAATGCCCAGGGTGTGGCGGAGGCCCTGCGCTATACCGCCGGCACCTCCACCGAAGCCTACGGCCAGGACCCGCGTGGTTACGATTGGGTGAACATCCGCGGGTTCGATGCCTTCAACAGCCGTTATCTCGACGGCCTGCGTCTGCAGAACTACGAATTTCCCGAAATCTTCGGCCTCGAACGGGTGGAGGTCATCAAAGGGCCCAGCTCGGTTCTTTACGGCCAATCCGTGGCGGGCGGCGTCATCAACGCGATCAGCAAGCGCCCGAAGGAGACTGCGTTCGGCGAGGTCGCGGCGGAGATCGGCACCCATGAATCCTACGAGGCCACCTTGGACGTCGGTTCGCCGCTCACTGCGGACGGCTCGGTGCTCTATCGTCTCACCGGACTGTTCAGGGACAGCCAGGAGGACAGCAACGGATTCCCGGTGGATGCCAGCCGCTACTACATCGCGCCCGCGCTCACGTGGAAAATCTCGCCGGACACGAAGATCGACTTCCGGGTGAGCTATTTCCACGGGGAAAGCACGCAGACCCCGAGTTATGCCTCCGCTCCGGACGGCAGCCCCACGAATGTGAAGGCCTTTGGTTACGGAAAATGGGACTACGAGGAAAATGACATCCTCAATCTCAACTATCAGTTGGAGCACCGCATCAGCCGGGATCTCGCATTCCGCCAGAACCTGCGCGCGTCCAGTTACAACGTCCAGGACAAGTATTTGAACTCCATGGGCTATCAGGATGATGGAAGTGGCAACCCCACCACCATCATGGACCGCACCGCTTCCATCTGGGACAGCGACTCGCTCTCGCTCGGGATCGACAGCCAGCTTGAATACAAGATCCGCGGCAGCCGGGTGGAGCAAACCTTGTTGGGCGGCTTTGACTATTCCTGGGCCAGCGCGGACACCGTCTATTATGATGATCCGGTCGGCAGCATCGACATCTCCGATCCGGACTACGGCCAGCCGATCCAGCGTCCCACCAGCCTACAGTCCGACAGCTATCAGAAATCCACCCAATACGGGCTATATCTCCAGGACCAGATCAAGTTCGACTCGAAATGGGTGGTCACCCTGAGCGGCCGCCATGACTGGGCGGAAACCGAAGTGAAGGAGCGCACGCTGAGCGGAACCCCTGATTTCCGCAGCGGTCAGGACGACAGCGCCTTCACCGGTCGTGCGGGGCTGACCTATCTGGCCGACAACGGCCTTGCTCCGTATGCCAGCGTTTCCAGTTCGTTTTACCCGAACTCCGGGCTCGACATCTCCGGAAATACTTTCGATCCCACCGAGGGAACACAGTATGAGATCGGCCTCAAATACGCGCCGAAAAACTTCCGCGGTGGAGCCACGCTGTCGTTGTATGACATCACCCAGAGCAACGTGCTGACCTCCAATCCCGCGGATGCCGCCTACTACGAGGCATCCGGTGAATGGCGTTCGCGCGGCATCGAGTTCGAGGGGAATCTCGGAATCACCGACAATCTCGACCTTCTGGTGAACACCACCCTTGGTGATGTGGAAATCACCGAAAGCGAGGATGGGGATGAAGGAAACACCCCCGGTCTCACTCCTGAGAAGTCCGCTTCCACCTGGCTGAACTATACGTTCCGGGACGGCACGCTGAAAGGGCTCATCCTCGGCGGCGGCGTGCGCTACGTGGGGACGAGTTATTCCTCGAGTTCGGATACCGCGAGGAAGAACAGCGACTACACCGTGCTTGACCTGGCGGCACGCTACGTCAGCGGACCGTGGACCTACGCGCTGAATGTGAACAACGTCTTCGACACGGTGGAATGGATCGACACCGAGTATCAATACAACAAGACCGCCGGAAATTCGGTGAATCTCTCGGTGGCATATCACTGGTGA
- a CDS encoding helix-turn-helix domain-containing protein translates to MSESAAPARTGEKIEKPISEMWWGEANDLRCGRVAGRIVSGGWRWKVSSEGAIWLWLNREGSGLVWGEKDRFILKPGMYAMTGGGKAGEWSCVRYPGMHTLEVIVISREWLRERLGKNMDWLHPELGKWLRDGGSVAFCGLMGVWERDLCEALAQAAQEAGPSRLLAEARVLEWAAVRLFRAKPGDGGSSFCSAIRDRDPVKRAIHLLRERLDQPLDLTSLAKEVGVAPHHLSRRVSSETGDTLQRHLRRIRIERACEALDSGKMNVTEVALEVGYQSLSHFAKAFREEAGESPSKWLARKRG, encoded by the coding sequence GTGAGCGAGTCTGCCGCTCCGGCCAGAACCGGGGAGAAAATCGAAAAACCCATCTCGGAAATGTGGTGGGGGGAAGCCAACGACCTGCGCTGCGGGCGCGTGGCCGGGCGGATTGTTTCCGGAGGCTGGAGGTGGAAAGTCTCGTCGGAGGGGGCCATCTGGCTGTGGCTCAATCGGGAGGGCAGCGGACTGGTGTGGGGGGAAAAAGACCGTTTCATTCTAAAACCCGGCATGTACGCCATGACCGGTGGAGGCAAGGCGGGAGAGTGGTCCTGTGTGCGTTATCCCGGCATGCACACCTTGGAGGTCATTGTGATTTCCCGCGAGTGGCTGCGGGAACGGCTGGGCAAGAACATGGACTGGCTGCATCCCGAACTCGGGAAATGGCTGCGTGACGGGGGTTCGGTCGCCTTCTGTGGACTGATGGGTGTATGGGAGCGCGATCTATGCGAAGCCCTTGCCCAAGCGGCCCAGGAGGCCGGACCCAGCCGCCTGCTGGCGGAAGCCCGTGTGCTTGAATGGGCCGCGGTGCGGTTGTTCCGTGCCAAGCCTGGCGATGGAGGTAGCAGCTTCTGCTCCGCGATCCGCGACCGCGATCCTGTGAAGCGCGCCATCCACCTGCTCCGCGAACGGCTCGACCAGCCGCTGGACCTCACCTCGCTGGCGAAGGAGGTCGGCGTCGCGCCCCACCATCTTTCCCGCCGGGTCAGCAGCGAGACAGGGGATACCCTCCAGCGCCACCTGCGCCGCATCCGCATCGAGCGGGCATGCGAGGCACTGGACTCGGGGAAAATGAACGTCACCGAGGTGGCGCTCGAAGTCGGCTACCAGAGCCTCAGCCATTTCGCAAAAGCCTTCCGTGAGGAAGCCGGTGAGTCGCCCAGCAAATGGCTCGCCCGCAAACGCGGCTGA
- a CDS encoding TerC family protein, giving the protein MDWTYNILGPDPVAGLMVILILVIIEGVLSVDNAAVLATMVMRLPEEQRGKALKYGIIGAYAFRGLCLALAAWLITIWWLEPLGGIYLLWLAWSHFSKHKSVEEEGAEAVAAEGNLLYRCTIGLLGPFWATVAAVEVMDLAFSIDNVVAAIAYVKMYPMPSKLVLVCTGVFLGILAMRFAATGFVKLMHRYPFLETCAFVVIGILGIKLVLSVPRHFLDKTNDFHAYLAAKSPALSSAGDAFHSFLASHYFDLGTSVLTLLIFIVPVLAHRLKGGGNG; this is encoded by the coding sequence ATGGACTGGACCTACAATATTCTCGGACCGGACCCCGTCGCGGGTTTGATGGTGATTCTCATTCTGGTGATCATCGAGGGCGTTCTATCGGTGGACAACGCGGCCGTGCTGGCGACGATGGTGATGCGTCTCCCCGAGGAACAGCGGGGGAAGGCCCTGAAGTATGGCATCATCGGAGCTTACGCGTTCCGGGGGCTGTGCCTCGCGCTGGCGGCATGGCTCATCACGATCTGGTGGCTGGAACCGCTGGGCGGGATTTATCTGCTATGGCTGGCCTGGAGCCATTTTTCCAAACACAAGTCCGTGGAGGAAGAGGGGGCGGAAGCCGTCGCGGCGGAGGGCAACCTGCTTTACCGCTGCACCATCGGCCTTCTCGGCCCGTTCTGGGCGACGGTTGCGGCGGTGGAGGTCATGGATCTGGCGTTCTCCATCGACAACGTCGTCGCCGCGATCGCTTACGTGAAAATGTATCCGATGCCATCGAAGCTCGTGCTCGTCTGCACCGGCGTTTTCCTGGGCATCCTCGCGATGCGCTTCGCCGCCACGGGATTCGTGAAGCTGATGCACCGCTATCCGTTTTTGGAAACGTGCGCGTTCGTGGTGATCGGAATCCTGGGCATCAAGCTGGTGCTCAGCGTGCCGCGCCATTTCCTTGATAAAACCAACGATTTCCACGCCTACCTCGCGGCGAAGTCTCCAGCTCTATCCTCGGCGGGCGACGCATTCCACTCTTTCCTGGCAAGCCATTATTTCGACTTGGGAACCTCGGTGCTCACCCTGCTGATCTTCATCGTTCCGGTGCTGGCGCACCGGCTCAAAGGTGGCGGGAATGGGTGA
- a CDS encoding DNA topoisomerase IV subunit B, whose translation MAANYTEDDIKSLDWREHIRMRPGMYIGKLGDGSSPDDGLYILLKEAVDNSIDEHIMGFGKEVRVEIDEEGRVEVRDFGRGIPLGKLFDCAAQINTGAKYDSEAFKKSVGLNGVGIKAVNALSTFFEIQAWRDGETKALEFSKGQLTVDMKNPRRDDGVNGTRLAFELDRTIFPAKAKFKEAFVEKMCRYYSYLNPALTINFNGRKFRSKDGLLDLLREEMENEALYPPIHLVGKDIEIAFTHTPESGEEYYTFVNGQNTSQGGTHLAAFREALVTVIRGFYKKQYEPSDIRAGIEAAVCVRIMEPVFESQTKTKLGSTGISPDGESLRTFVGNFLKTNLDNYLHKHPQVAEAIQKRILSAERERKDLKGIQKLARERSKQAKVHNKKLRDCRVRFDSKHKRREESTLFITEGDSASGSITKSRDVETQAVFSLRGKPLNTYSLPRKIVYENEEFALLQAALNIEDGIEYLRYNKVVIATDADVDGMHIRLLLLTFFLQFFPEMIRDGHLYILQTPLFRVRNKKETIYCYDEEERKKAMAKLGKAAEITRFKGLGEISPDEFSFMIGPDMRLDHVEYEEGKGVKELLAFYMGKNTPDRQDYIIENLREDVDKQVQVA comes from the coding sequence ATGGCCGCGAACTACACCGAAGACGACATCAAATCACTCGATTGGCGCGAACACATCCGCATGCGTCCCGGCATGTACATCGGCAAGCTCGGTGATGGCTCGTCTCCGGACGACGGTCTCTACATCCTGCTCAAGGAGGCGGTGGACAACTCCATCGACGAGCACATCATGGGCTTCGGCAAGGAAGTGCGCGTGGAAATCGACGAGGAAGGCCGCGTGGAGGTGCGCGACTTCGGTCGTGGGATTCCACTTGGAAAACTCTTCGACTGCGCCGCGCAGATCAACACCGGCGCGAAGTATGACAGCGAGGCGTTCAAGAAATCCGTCGGTCTGAACGGCGTCGGCATCAAGGCGGTGAACGCGCTTTCCACCTTCTTCGAAATCCAGGCGTGGCGCGATGGCGAGACGAAGGCTCTCGAGTTCTCCAAGGGCCAGCTCACGGTGGACATGAAAAACCCGCGCCGCGACGACGGGGTGAACGGCACCCGCCTCGCCTTCGAACTGGACCGCACGATTTTCCCGGCGAAAGCGAAGTTCAAGGAAGCGTTCGTCGAAAAGATGTGCCGCTACTACTCCTACCTGAACCCGGCGCTCACCATCAATTTCAACGGCAGGAAATTCCGCTCGAAGGACGGCCTGCTCGACCTGCTGCGGGAGGAAATGGAGAACGAGGCGCTCTATCCGCCGATCCACCTCGTGGGCAAGGACATCGAGATCGCCTTCACCCACACTCCGGAGAGCGGGGAGGAATACTATACCTTCGTCAACGGACAGAACACGTCCCAGGGCGGCACCCACCTCGCGGCCTTCCGCGAGGCGCTGGTGACGGTCATCCGCGGATTCTACAAGAAACAATACGAGCCGTCCGACATCCGCGCCGGCATCGAGGCCGCCGTCTGCGTGCGGATCATGGAACCGGTCTTCGAGTCCCAGACCAAGACCAAGCTCGGCTCCACCGGCATCTCGCCGGACGGCGAGTCGCTGCGCACCTTCGTCGGGAACTTCCTCAAGACGAATCTCGACAACTACCTGCACAAGCACCCGCAGGTGGCCGAGGCGATCCAGAAGCGCATCCTCTCCGCCGAACGCGAGCGCAAGGACCTGAAAGGCATCCAGAAACTCGCGCGCGAACGCTCGAAACAGGCGAAGGTCCACAACAAGAAGCTCCGCGACTGCCGCGTCCGCTTCGACAGCAAGCACAAGCGCCGCGAGGAATCCACCCTCTTCATCACCGAGGGTGACTCGGCCTCCGGTTCCATCACGAAAAGCCGCGACGTGGAGACACAGGCGGTCTTCTCGCTGCGGGGCAAACCTCTCAACACCTACAGCCTGCCGCGCAAGATCGTGTATGAAAACGAGGAGTTCGCCCTGCTCCAGGCCGCGCTCAACATCGAGGATGGCATTGAATACCTGAGATATAACAAGGTCGTCATCGCCACCGATGCCGATGTGGACGGCATGCACATCCGCCTGCTGCTGCTCACGTTCTTCCTCCAGTTCTTCCCGGAGATGATCCGCGACGGACACTTGTATATTCTGCAAACACCGCTCTTCCGCGTCCGCAACAAGAAGGAGACCATCTATTGCTACGATGAGGAAGAACGGAAGAAGGCCATGGCGAAACTCGGCAAAGCCGCCGAGATCACCCGCTTCAAGGGCCTCGGGGAAATCTCGCCGGACGAATTCAGCTTCATGATCGGCCCGGACATGCGCCTGGACCACGTGGAGTATGAGGAAGGCAAGGGAGTGAAGGAGCTGCTCGCCTTCTACATGGGCAAGAACACCCCGGACCGGCAGGACTACATCATCGAGAACCTGCGCGAGGACGTGGACAAGCAGGTGCAGGTGGCGTGA
- a CDS encoding RNA polymerase sigma factor, with protein MSDHSESDDGTLLNDFRDTRNNAAFTEIVRRYLPLVFHVALRRLGSAALAEEASQHAFARLAAKAGVVSRHPERLRAWLHRTACFEASALARKETRLSRLPVKPEPDTPPMHRPEIYDRLDEALNKLPELDRELVLRHCCGGEDYRRMAAAVGKSEAACQKRVERALVRLGQGLGGARTAGVIAAALAATNVKSQAMPAAEQVAAAALKYQSATGGMAGAFSGMKLGACAVLVLAGGAAGWQPEVKAISPPPETRSLSSRSRAAEMKMVSKNDGEALAPRPASVTRSLDEVLETIQAGRFAPLVEFLPTAKVSDLQAIIDEDDYVSLEGEGGDHFGTARNMALRRWAEIDPEGAFSFAITRERNRRGLGDVQEVFNVWCASDPSAAATAYGALSVRDQVSIIRSVDEPAGDFLAARFPRVAWALEEQRGENLPASLAEAEQVLAMFLNGNSKTPPAYEDGERISRAFEILVNQDPAAAAARAELIPWPQLRAEVLSFIYRNHPPKSSGLPPGLVRFRALENEMVALMGSDPEAAIRKLRSAPPGPDREAIYLAVSRSLAGSDPWRLIDIVRSLDGTLGGESSAVASALSSVGKEDPQRALDALQDISLRIRSREGNLGLARAVLNSWLEKDPVAAIRWAGGADIMLDTEKVTGDPAAVVPLLEDGDLEVRRMALWTLVEKVREKLVAGSAKELLSKMPPSSADQVLGQLAFNKCLAGGELDESLEIVSMASAAKRREMLPELAFHALGADTVRAMPSLKALPKEDREVIAAGIEPYYQNRPEEEVLKIRQSIKQLTP; from the coding sequence ATGTCAGACCATTCCGAATCCGACGACGGCACCTTGCTGAACGATTTCCGCGATACGCGGAACAACGCCGCCTTCACGGAGATCGTCCGGCGGTACCTGCCCCTGGTGTTCCATGTCGCGCTCCGGCGCCTCGGTTCGGCCGCGCTGGCCGAGGAGGCATCCCAACACGCCTTCGCCCGGCTCGCGGCGAAGGCGGGTGTGGTCTCCCGCCATCCCGAGCGGCTGCGGGCATGGCTGCACCGCACCGCCTGTTTCGAAGCCTCGGCGCTCGCCCGTAAGGAAACCCGGCTTTCCCGCCTGCCCGTCAAACCCGAACCCGACACCCCGCCGATGCACCGTCCTGAAATCTATGACCGGCTGGACGAAGCTCTCAACAAGCTTCCCGAGCTCGACCGCGAACTCGTTCTACGCCACTGCTGCGGTGGTGAGGACTACCGGCGGATGGCGGCGGCGGTGGGCAAATCCGAGGCCGCCTGCCAGAAACGGGTGGAGCGCGCGCTCGTCCGCCTGGGTCAGGGACTTGGCGGAGCACGGACGGCGGGAGTCATCGCCGCCGCCCTTGCCGCAACGAATGTGAAAAGCCAGGCGATGCCCGCTGCGGAACAGGTCGCTGCCGCAGCGTTGAAATATCAGTCCGCCACCGGTGGCATGGCGGGTGCGTTTTCAGGAATGAAGCTGGGTGCCTGCGCCGTGCTCGTTCTTGCGGGAGGAGCGGCGGGATGGCAGCCGGAAGTGAAGGCGATTTCTCCTCCACCCGAGACGCGCTCCCTCTCCTCGCGTTCGAGGGCGGCGGAGATGAAGATGGTTTCAAAAAACGATGGCGAAGCTCTCGCACCCCGCCCCGCGAGTGTCACGCGCTCGTTGGACGAAGTGTTGGAAACCATCCAGGCCGGACGCTTCGCTCCCTTGGTGGAGTTTCTTCCAACCGCCAAAGTGTCCGACCTGCAGGCCATCATCGACGAGGATGACTATGTGTCCCTTGAAGGTGAAGGAGGGGATCATTTCGGCACCGCACGCAATATGGCCCTGCGGCGTTGGGCGGAAATCGACCCCGAGGGTGCGTTCAGTTTCGCAATCACCCGCGAGCGGAACCGGCGGGGCTTGGGAGACGTGCAGGAGGTTTTCAACGTATGGTGCGCGTCAGACCCTTCCGCCGCGGCGACCGCCTACGGGGCGCTGTCGGTCCGGGACCAGGTCTCGATCATCAGATCGGTGGATGAGCCTGCCGGTGATTTTCTCGCCGCGAGGTTTCCGCGCGTCGCATGGGCCTTGGAGGAACAACGGGGGGAGAATCTTCCGGCATCGCTCGCGGAAGCCGAGCAGGTGCTTGCCATGTTCTTGAACGGGAATTCAAAAACGCCGCCCGCTTACGAGGATGGGGAGAGGATTTCCCGGGCTTTTGAAATCCTCGTGAATCAGGATCCCGCCGCCGCAGCAGCGCGGGCGGAGCTCATCCCGTGGCCGCAACTACGGGCGGAGGTGCTCTCTTTCATTTACAGGAACCATCCACCGAAATCCTCCGGTCTCCCGCCCGGCTTGGTTCGTTTCCGAGCCTTGGAGAACGAGATGGTGGCGCTCATGGGCAGCGACCCGGAGGCGGCCATCCGGAAGTTGCGGTCCGCTCCGCCCGGCCCCGACCGCGAGGCGATTTATCTGGCTGTATCCCGGAGCCTGGCGGGCAGCGATCCATGGCGCTTGATCGATATTGTCAGGTCGCTGGATGGAACCCTGGGCGGAGAATCCTCCGCGGTGGCCTCCGCCCTTTCCTCCGTCGGCAAGGAAGATCCCCAGCGTGCGCTGGACGCGCTGCAGGATATCTCCCTCCGGATTCGCTCACGGGAGGGAAATCTCGGACTCGCGAGGGCGGTTCTCAACTCCTGGTTGGAAAAAGACCCCGTTGCAGCCATCCGATGGGCTGGCGGAGCGGATATCATGCTGGATACGGAAAAAGTCACCGGCGATCCCGCCGCCGTGGTCCCCCTGCTTGAAGACGGCGACCTGGAGGTGCGGCGGATGGCGCTGTGGACTTTGGTGGAAAAGGTCCGGGAGAAGCTGGTCGCTGGCTCGGCGAAGGAGCTGCTGTCGAAAATGCCTCCTTCGTCTGCCGATCAGGTGCTCGGACAACTGGCATTCAACAAATGTCTGGCCGGGGGAGAGTTGGACGAGTCGTTGGAAATCGTTTCGATGGCATCAGCCGCAAAGCGCAGGGAAATGCTGCCTGAACTGGCTTTCCATGCCCTGGGTGCCGACACCGTGAGAGCCATGCCTTCGCTCAAGGCCCTTCCGAAGGAGGATCGGGAGGTGATCGCCGCCGGGATCGAACCCTATTACCAAAATCGACCGGAGGAAGAGGTCCTGAAGATCCGCCAATCCATCAAACAACTCACGCCATGA